Proteins encoded by one window of Desulfomicrobium macestii:
- a CDS encoding radical SAM protein, protein MNDERTRDHFIEMNAREYGPIFNYINWITEERARLANQERIQLLQAPGVSVSCLGTKIHHGALSPGCLQCSGMAWSCLFISGRCNGRCFYCPTPQNMDDPPMSGSVPFHRAQDYADYVRFFGFGGASVSGGEPFLDFDKSLAFVQSLRRTCDPALHIWLYTNGMLVTEEKLARLAAAGLNEIRFDIGATDYDLKFVRQAAGIVATVTVEIPAVPEEAGLLEALLPELSAVGVSHLNLHQLRLTPHNARHLLEHDYTYIHGPKVTVLESELCALGLVAHAAAHKLELAVNYCSFVYKYRFQAAASRRRFGVRLLENGELLTENGFIRTPQTAVATAETGSNPQAPEDERLLRMNRAGSPSYAAAFVRPLANPEFQHREIPISVDFAVFLERHPARPTADTFAEHPGADPATAGLHQPSLEESCEWITPGLGVYF, encoded by the coding sequence ATGAACGATGAACGGACGAGAGACCACTTTATCGAGATGAACGCCCGTGAATACGGCCCCATCTTCAATTACATCAATTGGATCACCGAGGAACGCGCCAGGCTGGCGAATCAGGAGCGGATTCAGCTCCTGCAAGCGCCGGGCGTCAGCGTGTCATGCCTTGGGACCAAGATCCATCACGGCGCGTTGTCGCCGGGATGCCTGCAGTGCTCGGGAATGGCATGGTCCTGCCTGTTCATCAGCGGGCGATGCAACGGGCGGTGCTTCTACTGCCCGACGCCCCAAAACATGGATGATCCGCCCATGTCCGGGAGCGTGCCGTTTCATCGCGCCCAGGACTACGCCGACTATGTCCGCTTTTTCGGATTTGGAGGAGCGAGCGTCAGTGGCGGCGAACCCTTTCTGGACTTCGACAAGAGTCTCGCCTTCGTGCAGAGCTTGCGCCGCACCTGCGACCCGGCGCTGCACATCTGGCTCTACACCAACGGCATGCTGGTCACGGAAGAGAAACTCGCCAGACTCGCGGCCGCCGGGCTGAACGAGATCCGTTTCGACATCGGAGCCACGGACTATGACCTCAAATTCGTGCGTCAGGCAGCAGGCATCGTGGCCACGGTCACGGTGGAAATTCCCGCCGTGCCGGAAGAAGCCGGACTCCTTGAAGCATTGCTGCCCGAACTGTCGGCGGTCGGAGTTTCGCATCTGAACCTGCACCAGCTGCGCCTCACTCCCCACAATGCCAGACATTTGCTAGAACATGATTATACGTACATTCATGGCCCCAAGGTCACGGTGCTGGAGTCGGAACTCTGCGCCCTCGGGCTCGTGGCCCATGCGGCCGCGCACAAGCTGGAACTGGCCGTGAATTACTGCTCTTTTGTCTACAAATACCGTTTTCAGGCTGCGGCAAGCCGCAGGCGATTTGGCGTGCGCCTGCTTGAAAACGGCGAATTGCTGACCGAGAACGGCTTCATTCGCACCCCTCAGACGGCCGTGGCTACAGCGGAGACCGGCTCGAACCCGCAGGCTCCGGAGGACGAAAGGCTGCTCCGAATGAACCGTGCAGGCAGCCCGAGCTACGCGGCCGCCTTTGTGCGCCCCCTGGCCAACCCGGAGTTCCAGCACCGGGAGATACCCATCTCCGTGGATTTTGCCGTATTTCTGGAACGCCATCCCGCAAGACCGACAGCGGACACCTTCGCCGAGCATCCCGGAGCGGATCCGGCCACGGCGGGCCTCCATCAGCCCAGTCTTGAGGAATCGTGCGAATGGATCACGCCGGGCCTTGGCGTGTACTTTTGA
- a CDS encoding TOBE domain-containing protein, with amino-acid sequence MKASHTPAPRPSSGHADHGRIVEEGQPCLDSLQLEHLEREFRTWAKDSKRADVTISRKRILLIFLLIRHTGAKLHEVLDLNPLADIDHDRLIVTFGKSIPEQVRSVPLAHPLALEIRDMFADEAFRNTAGQALGVDPAFVRRKFYERALACGFPKTLGSPEMIRKSRGVELMQSNMPLPAVQMYLGHSTPNLTSAFVSFSEDEIRAITSSFLQRESHRKTSARNSFFGKITGIRPADIQAEVELTTLDGQIISSVITLDSLHRLGLKTGRLATVEVKAPWVTLYKTEKEPLCTAENRIPGVITRIKRGRVNTEYVLRIGPDTELCVITTTDSLRRLELQERDSVWAVFGSYATILRVD; translated from the coding sequence ATGAAAGCCTCGCACACTCCAGCCCCCCGCCCCTCCTCCGGACACGCCGACCATGGCAGAATCGTCGAGGAAGGCCAGCCCTGCCTCGACTCCCTGCAGCTTGAACACCTGGAACGCGAATTCCGGACCTGGGCCAAAGATTCCAAACGCGCGGACGTGACCATATCCCGCAAGCGCATCCTGCTCATCTTTCTGCTCATCCGCCACACCGGAGCCAAACTGCACGAGGTCCTGGACCTTAACCCCCTGGCGGACATCGACCATGACCGCCTGATCGTGACTTTCGGCAAGTCCATTCCGGAGCAGGTCAGATCCGTGCCTCTGGCGCACCCCCTGGCCCTGGAAATCCGCGACATGTTTGCCGATGAAGCCTTTCGCAACACGGCCGGGCAAGCGCTCGGCGTTGACCCGGCCTTTGTTCGGCGCAAATTCTATGAACGGGCCCTGGCCTGCGGCTTTCCAAAAACCCTTGGCAGTCCGGAAATGATCCGCAAATCCAGAGGGGTGGAGCTGATGCAGTCCAACATGCCCCTGCCCGCCGTACAAATGTATCTCGGACACTCCACGCCCAACCTGACCTCCGCCTTCGTGTCCTTTTCCGAAGACGAGATCCGCGCCATCACCTCTTCCTTCCTGCAACGGGAAAGCCACCGCAAGACCAGCGCGCGCAATTCATTTTTCGGTAAAATCACGGGCATCCGTCCCGCCGACATCCAGGCCGAGGTGGAACTCACCACCCTTGACGGCCAGATCATCTCTTCGGTCATCACCCTGGACAGCCTGCACCGTCTGGGGCTCAAGACCGGACGGCTGGCCACGGTGGAGGTCAAGGCGCCCTGGGTGACCCTGTACAAGACCGAAAAAGAGCCCCTCTGCACCGCTGAAAATCGCATCCCCGGCGTCATCACCCGCATCAAGCGCGGCCGGGTCAACACCGAGTACGTGCTGCGCATCGGCCCGGACACGGAACTGTGCGTGATCACGACCACTGACAGCCTGCGCCGTCTTGAGTTGCAGGAAAGGGACTCTGTCTGGGCAGTTTTCGGCAGTTACGCCACCATTCTGCGGGTCGATTGA